The Paenibacillus sp. FSL R7-0204 genome includes a region encoding these proteins:
- the glnA gene encoding type I glutamate--ammonia ligase gives MSVEKVLQTIKENNIEWVDFRFVDLGGRAHHISLPASAVEEETFVNGVAFDGSSITGFRGIEESDMVMMPDPSTTYIDPFTAHPTLNIMCDIFTPDGERYERDPRGIAVKAEEFLQSSGVGTAAFFAPESEFFIFDDVRYESGMNTSSFYVDSEEAAWNTGRKEEGGNMAFKVGVKGGYVPVAPVDSQQDIRSEMCRLLGEAGLEIERHHHEVATAGQAEINFRFDTLKKTADNLLTYKYIVQNTARQYGKVATFMPKPLFGDNGSGMHVHQSIFNGDAPLFYEKGAYANLSEMALHYIGGILYHAPALIALTNPSTNSFKRLVPGYEAPVNLVYSKGNRSAAVRIPVAAVTPKGCRIEFRTPDSTANPYLAFSAMLMAGLDGIKKKINPEEMGYGPLDKNIYELSDADKEKIRSVPGSLDEALDALEADFEFLTEGGVFTKDFIDNYIALKRSEAQAVAIRVHPHEYSLYFDV, from the coding sequence ATGTCGGTTGAAAAAGTATTGCAGACGATCAAGGAAAACAATATCGAGTGGGTGGATTTCCGGTTTGTAGATTTGGGTGGACGTGCTCACCACATCTCTTTGCCAGCATCCGCAGTTGAAGAAGAAACATTTGTAAATGGAGTAGCATTCGATGGTTCTTCCATTACAGGCTTCCGGGGGATTGAAGAGTCGGATATGGTAATGATGCCTGATCCAAGCACTACTTACATTGACCCGTTCACTGCTCACCCGACACTGAACATTATGTGCGACATTTTCACACCTGATGGCGAACGTTATGAGCGCGACCCGCGCGGTATCGCAGTGAAGGCTGAAGAATTCCTGCAATCCAGCGGTGTAGGTACAGCAGCATTCTTCGCACCTGAATCCGAATTCTTCATCTTCGACGATGTACGTTACGAGAGCGGAATGAATACTTCTTCCTTCTACGTAGATTCCGAGGAAGCAGCATGGAACACTGGCCGCAAGGAAGAAGGCGGCAACATGGCATTCAAGGTTGGCGTGAAGGGCGGATACGTGCCTGTAGCTCCAGTGGATTCCCAGCAGGATATCCGCAGTGAAATGTGCCGTTTGCTTGGTGAAGCCGGCCTCGAAATCGAGCGTCATCACCATGAAGTAGCAACAGCAGGCCAAGCGGAAATCAACTTCCGTTTCGACACCCTGAAGAAAACAGCTGATAATCTCCTCACTTACAAATACATTGTGCAAAATACTGCACGTCAATACGGCAAGGTAGCAACCTTCATGCCAAAACCGCTGTTCGGCGATAACGGTAGCGGAATGCACGTTCACCAATCGATTTTCAATGGCGATGCTCCATTGTTCTACGAAAAAGGTGCATATGCCAACCTGAGTGAAATGGCGCTGCACTACATCGGCGGTATCCTGTATCATGCTCCTGCATTGATCGCGCTGACGAACCCAAGCACCAACTCGTTCAAACGTCTGGTTCCTGGCTATGAAGCGCCGGTCAACCTGGTCTACTCCAAGGGTAACCGTTCCGCTGCTGTCCGTATCCCGGTTGCTGCTGTGACACCTAAGGGCTGTCGCATCGAATTCCGTACACCGGACTCCACTGCTAACCCTTACCTGGCCTTCTCCGCTATGCTGATGGCTGGTCTGGACGGAATCAAGAAGAAGATCAACCCTGAAGAAATGGGCTACGGTCCGCTGGACAAGAACATCTACGAATTGTCTGATGCAGACAAAGAGAAGATCCGCAGCGTTCCGGGTTCCCTGGACGAAGCTCTGGATGCACTGGAGGCTGACTTCGAATTCCTGACTGAGGGCGGCGTATTCACTAAGGACTTCATCGATAACTATATCGCACTGAAGCGTTCCGAAGCTCAAGCCGTTGCTATCCGCGTTCATCCGCATGAGTACTCCTTGTACTTCGACGTATAA
- a CDS encoding phosphodiester glycosidase family protein, protein MMTPVKRVNRFFMLLTAPLFGLLLCLWLYQPPLELKLNTAPFAADPGPVTETAQLKQDLAVAKSYAAYTIDSIGTSAQLYKQTTNAMNALVSTAAAQTSRPERIYNSRISSRLGIPADVISSGRITIELYRLNPGNYTAYAMKIKLKDSSAMKMSLAGDGTGASETTMQAVNRYGASAGINAGGFADQNGKRYPLSTTIVGGQYLYGFEPSYKDLSFVGLNKSGQLIGGKFTSRDQLDQLEPVFGATFVPVLLKNQNKTAIPLKWQLAPKRAPRTVIGNYKDNQLLILVADGYNENGNSGATLAELQDKLYNLGVIDAYNLDGGGSSSMIFRGKVINKPSDGNLRRVPTNFLFFK, encoded by the coding sequence ATGATGACTCCTGTCAAAAGAGTGAACCGGTTCTTCATGCTCCTGACCGCTCCATTGTTCGGACTGCTGCTCTGTCTGTGGCTGTACCAGCCCCCACTTGAGCTTAAGCTGAATACCGCCCCCTTCGCAGCTGACCCCGGACCCGTGACTGAAACCGCCCAATTGAAGCAGGACCTCGCTGTGGCCAAGAGCTATGCCGCTTACACCATAGACTCTATCGGCACCAGCGCACAGCTCTACAAGCAGACCACGAATGCTATGAACGCGTTGGTCAGCACAGCAGCAGCCCAGACCTCCCGTCCCGAGCGGATCTACAACAGCCGGATTAGTTCCCGGCTCGGCATTCCCGCCGATGTGATCAGCAGCGGCCGGATTACCATCGAATTATACCGGCTGAACCCCGGCAACTATACAGCATACGCAATGAAGATTAAGCTGAAGGATTCCTCAGCCATGAAGATGAGCCTGGCCGGTGACGGCACGGGCGCTTCGGAGACCACCATGCAGGCCGTGAACCGCTACGGCGCTTCGGCCGGTATTAATGCCGGCGGGTTCGCTGATCAGAACGGCAAGCGTTATCCGCTCTCGACCACTATCGTCGGCGGACAATATCTGTACGGCTTCGAGCCCAGCTACAAGGATCTCAGCTTCGTCGGTCTTAACAAGTCCGGCCAGCTGATCGGCGGCAAGTTCACCAGCCGTGACCAGCTCGATCAGCTGGAGCCGGTATTCGGGGCAACCTTCGTCCCCGTGCTGCTGAAGAATCAGAACAAGACAGCCATTCCGCTGAAGTGGCAGCTGGCCCCGAAGCGCGCACCGCGCACCGTCATCGGCAACTATAAGGACAATCAGCTGCTGATTCTGGTCGCTGACGGATATAACGAGAACGGCAACTCGGGAGCTACACTGGCTGAGCTGCAGGATAAGCTGTACAATCTCGGCGTCATCGATGCTTATAACCTGGATGGCGGCGGCTCATCGTCCATGATTTTTCGCGGCAAGGTCATCAACAAGCCTTCAGACGGCAATCTGCGCCGTGTACCGACCAACTTCCTGTTCTTCAAGTAA
- a CDS encoding response regulator transcription factor, producing MTKVWQVVIVGCHPTSMLGTKLILEDEEGLTVDGMYATWEECLAGMEESRPDLVLSDYQMHDGTVEQVLPDMKKSSPCSHIIIMTEENDKEIFLPLVELGASGVLSKGATPGQLLQMIRGIREGFLSIPLEWIEKGFRPVASSRGLEGVLQLTQTEMFIMERIVQGITYDKIALEIEVSRRSIDNYLRKIYVKLEVSTRAQAIEKFALFSRQNKQIYA from the coding sequence ATGACGAAGGTCTGGCAGGTGGTCATCGTGGGATGTCATCCCACAAGTATGCTGGGAACAAAATTAATTCTGGAAGATGAGGAGGGACTGACGGTAGATGGAATGTACGCTACCTGGGAAGAATGTCTTGCGGGCATGGAGGAATCCCGGCCTGATCTGGTACTGAGTGATTATCAGATGCATGATGGAACCGTAGAGCAGGTGCTGCCGGACATGAAAAAAAGCTCACCGTGCTCCCACATTATTATCATGACGGAGGAGAACGATAAGGAAATATTCCTGCCCCTGGTTGAACTGGGAGCGAGCGGGGTATTGTCGAAGGGGGCCACCCCGGGTCAGCTTCTGCAGATGATCCGCGGAATCCGCGAAGGCTTCCTCTCGATTCCGCTGGAATGGATCGAAAAGGGCTTCCGTCCGGTAGCCTCCTCCAGAGGGCTGGAAGGTGTCTTGCAGCTGACACAGACTGAGATGTTCATCATGGAACGCATTGTGCAAGGAATTACATACGACAAAATCGCACTTGAAATTGAAGTCAGCCGCCGTTCAATCGATAACTACCTGCGCAAGATTTATGTGAAGCTGGAAGTATCGACAAGAGCGCAGGCGATTGAGAAGTTCGCGCTTTTCTCAAGGCAGAACAAGCAAATCTACGCATAA
- the trmL gene encoding tRNA (uridine(34)/cytosine(34)/5-carboxymethylaminomethyluridine(34)-2'-O)-methyltransferase TrmL, with amino-acid sequence MALHIVLVEPEIPANTGNIARTCAATGTHLHLVHPLGFRTDDATLKRAGLDYWHAVNIEYHNSFSEVLEKYQEGRFFYATTKAKKRYSDFAFRDGDFFVFGKETKGLPAEILEAGQETAMRMPMSEAVRSLNLSNSAAIVVYEALRQLDFPQLF; translated from the coding sequence ATGGCATTACACATTGTGCTGGTGGAGCCGGAAATTCCGGCGAATACCGGCAATATCGCCCGTACCTGTGCGGCGACAGGTACTCATCTCCACCTCGTACACCCGCTGGGCTTCCGCACAGACGATGCTACGCTGAAGCGTGCCGGACTCGATTATTGGCATGCAGTGAATATTGAATATCATAATTCCTTCAGTGAAGTATTGGAGAAGTATCAGGAAGGGCGGTTCTTCTACGCGACCACCAAGGCCAAGAAGCGCTATAGCGACTTCGCCTTCCGGGATGGTGACTTCTTTGTGTTCGGGAAAGAAACCAAGGGCTTGCCGGCAGAGATCCTGGAGGCTGGTCAGGAAACGGCGATGCGGATGCCGATGAGTGAGGCGGTCAGATCGCTTAATTTGTCTAATTCAGCAGCGATTGTGGTCTATGAAGCGCTTCGGCAACTGGATTTCCCACAACTTTTCTAA
- the aroF gene encoding 3-deoxy-7-phosphoheptulonate synthase, protein MIVITSNQTPQEQVNEIIAVIEKEGLQVHLSVGADHTVIGLVGGVTPKLAEHLRQMKGVENVVKITKSYKLASRDFHPEDTVIDIRGVKIGGENMVIMGGPCAVESPEQIDEIARLVKASGGQVLRGGAFKPRTGPYSFQGVGVEGLTMMAEAGKRHGLLTITEVMTPEYVDICAEHADILQVGTRNMQNFDLLRKLGTCGRPVLLKRGFSATYDELLNAAEYILAGGNRDVMLCERGIRTFETYTRNTLDLSAIPVLQNLSHLPVISDPSHGTGRRELVAPMAKASVAAGANGLIIEMHTDPDNSMTGDGVQSLFPEQFDSLLRDLEKLAPLVGRKFSPSLEASSVV, encoded by the coding sequence ATGATCGTTATTACATCCAACCAAACACCTCAGGAACAGGTGAATGAGATTATTGCCGTGATTGAGAAGGAAGGCTTGCAGGTCCACCTCTCTGTAGGGGCTGACCATACCGTAATCGGACTGGTCGGGGGTGTCACTCCGAAGCTTGCCGAGCATCTGCGCCAGATGAAGGGCGTAGAGAATGTAGTTAAGATTACCAAATCCTATAAGCTGGCAAGCCGCGACTTCCATCCGGAGGATACAGTTATCGATATCCGCGGAGTGAAGATCGGCGGGGAGAACATGGTTATTATGGGCGGTCCGTGTGCCGTGGAATCTCCAGAGCAGATCGATGAGATTGCCCGGCTGGTCAAGGCTTCCGGCGGCCAGGTGCTGCGCGGAGGTGCCTTCAAGCCGCGTACCGGACCTTACAGCTTCCAGGGGGTTGGCGTGGAAGGGCTAACAATGATGGCTGAAGCCGGCAAACGTCACGGCCTGTTGACCATTACTGAGGTTATGACGCCGGAATATGTGGATATCTGTGCCGAGCATGCGGATATTCTTCAGGTAGGTACACGCAACATGCAGAACTTTGACCTGCTGCGCAAGCTGGGGACCTGCGGCCGTCCTGTGCTGCTGAAGCGCGGGTTCAGTGCGACCTATGATGAGCTGCTGAATGCGGCGGAATACATTCTCGCCGGAGGCAACCGGGATGTCATGCTGTGCGAGCGCGGCATCCGTACCTTCGAGACCTACACGCGCAACACCCTGGATCTGTCGGCCATTCCTGTGCTGCAGAACCTCAGCCACCTGCCAGTAATCTCTGACCCGAGCCACGGCACCGGACGCCGTGAACTGGTAGCCCCTATGGCCAAGGCCTCGGTTGCTGCAGGCGCCAACGGTCTGATCATCGAGATGCATACTGACCCCGATAACTCCATGACCGGTGACGGCGTGCAGTCCCTGTTCCCTGAGCAATTTGACAGCCTGCTGCGGGATCTGGAGAAGCTGGCACCGCTGGTGGGCCGCAAGTTCTCTCCGTCTCTGGAGGCTTCATCTGTAGTATAA
- a CDS encoding 4-hydroxy-3-methylbut-2-enyl diphosphate reductase, with protein MEVIKISPRGYCYGVVDAMVMARQAAQNLDLPRPIYILGMIVHNSHVTNSFEDDGIITLDGHNRLDILDKVDKGTVIFTAHGVSPEVRKMARAKGLTTVDATCPDVTKTHDLIKEKVDEGCEIIYIGKKGHPEPEGAVGIAPEHVHLIEKEEDIAGLSIPSSRIVITNQTTMSQWDIKHIMRKLLETFPGAEVHNEICMATQVRQEAVAEQAGQCELVIVVGDPRSNNSNRLAQVSEEIAGVTAYRIADVSELNTEWLKGITKVGVTSGASTPTPITKEVINYLEQYDEAKPETWEIKRTVNMAKLLPPVKNKTASTS; from the coding sequence ATGGAAGTCATCAAAATCTCTCCCCGGGGTTATTGCTATGGCGTCGTCGATGCTATGGTGATGGCACGGCAGGCTGCGCAGAATCTTGATTTGCCCCGGCCGATTTATATACTGGGCATGATTGTACACAACAGCCATGTCACGAACTCCTTCGAGGATGACGGGATCATTACGCTGGACGGGCATAACCGTCTGGATATTCTAGATAAAGTAGATAAGGGAACAGTCATCTTCACAGCGCACGGGGTATCTCCCGAGGTCCGTAAGATGGCACGCGCCAAAGGGCTTACTACGGTAGATGCCACCTGTCCGGATGTGACCAAGACGCATGACCTCATCAAGGAAAAGGTAGACGAGGGCTGTGAAATTATCTATATCGGCAAGAAAGGCCATCCGGAGCCCGAAGGTGCGGTGGGAATTGCGCCGGAGCATGTCCATCTGATCGAGAAGGAAGAGGACATTGCCGGCCTCTCTATTCCTTCCTCACGGATTGTCATTACCAATCAGACCACAATGAGCCAGTGGGATATTAAGCATATTATGCGCAAGCTGCTGGAGACTTTCCCCGGCGCTGAGGTCCATAATGAAATCTGCATGGCTACGCAGGTACGGCAGGAAGCTGTCGCTGAACAGGCGGGCCAGTGCGAGCTGGTTATTGTGGTCGGTGATCCGCGCAGCAATAACTCTAACCGCTTGGCACAAGTATCAGAGGAGATCGCTGGAGTTACGGCCTACCGGATCGCTGACGTCTCCGAGCTGAACACGGAGTGGCTGAAGGGAATCACCAAGGTAGGTGTGACTTCCGGCGCTTCTACGCCGACACCGATCACCAAGGAAGTTATTAATTATCTGGAGCAGTATGACGAAGCGAAGCCGGAGACCTGGGAGATCAAGCGCACGGTCAATATGGCGAAGCTTCTGCCTCCGGTGAAGAATAAGACAGCAAGCACCAGCTGA
- the serC gene encoding 3-phosphoserine/phosphohydroxythreonine transaminase, giving the protein MLSKRAYNFNAGPAALPLAVLERAQAEFVEFRESGMSIMEMSHRGAIYESVHNEAQERLLSLLGNPQGYKVLFIQGGASTQFAMVPMNLIGEGQVGSYVMTGSWADKALKEAKLTGGGHVAASSADKKFLAIPELSSIKAADNAAYLHVTSNETIEGTQYAQYPDAGNIPLVADMSSDILSRDFDVNQFGLIYAGAQKNLGPSGVTVVIAKEELIASSPANIPTILRYDTHYKNNSLYNTPPSFSVYMVNEVLKWIEEQGGLAGTEAKNRDKAGLLYDYIDGSDGFYRGVAEEGSRSIMNVTFRMQSEELEKQFIKASEAEGFVGLKGHRSVGGLRASIYNAVPHESVKALADFMKHFRQTQG; this is encoded by the coding sequence ATTTTGAGCAAGAGAGCATACAATTTTAATGCCGGTCCGGCAGCATTGCCGCTGGCAGTATTGGAACGTGCACAGGCGGAGTTCGTTGAATTCCGGGAGAGCGGAATGTCCATTATGGAGATGTCGCACCGTGGGGCGATATACGAATCCGTGCATAATGAAGCTCAGGAACGCCTGCTTTCGCTCCTCGGCAATCCGCAGGGCTACAAGGTATTGTTCATCCAGGGCGGAGCAAGCACACAGTTCGCCATGGTTCCGATGAACCTTATCGGTGAAGGCCAGGTCGGCAGCTATGTCATGACAGGAAGCTGGGCGGACAAAGCCCTGAAGGAAGCCAAGCTGACAGGCGGCGGGCATGTAGCCGCATCCTCGGCAGATAAGAAATTCCTTGCTATTCCCGAGCTTAGCAGCATCAAGGCTGCGGACAATGCGGCTTACCTGCATGTCACCTCGAATGAGACGATTGAAGGTACGCAGTATGCACAGTATCCTGATGCCGGTAACATTCCGCTGGTTGCCGATATGTCCAGTGATATTCTGAGCCGCGACTTCGATGTGAACCAATTCGGCCTGATCTATGCCGGTGCGCAGAAGAATCTCGGACCGTCGGGCGTCACCGTAGTGATTGCCAAGGAAGAGCTGATCGCAAGTTCTCCGGCGAATATTCCGACGATTCTGCGGTATGATACTCATTACAAGAACAACTCACTCTACAATACGCCGCCATCCTTCTCTGTATATATGGTTAACGAAGTGTTAAAATGGATTGAGGAACAGGGCGGGCTTGCCGGCACTGAAGCCAAGAACCGTGACAAAGCAGGTCTCCTGTATGATTATATCGACGGCAGCGACGGCTTCTACCGCGGAGTTGCGGAAGAAGGCAGCCGTTCCATCATGAATGTAACGTTCCGGATGCAATCGGAGGAGCTGGAGAAGCAGTTCATCAAAGCTTCCGAAGCGGAAGGCTTTGTCGGCCTCAAGGGACACCGCAGCGTAGGCGGCTTACGGGCTTCAATCTACAATGCCGTCCCACATGAGAGCGTTAAGGCGCTGGCTGATTTCATGAAGCATTTCCGGCAAACTCAAGGGTAA
- a CDS encoding AbrB/MazE/SpoVT family DNA-binding domain-containing protein, whose amino-acid sequence MKPAGVVRKVDQLGRIVLPKSLRKRYQMNEGDPVEILVQGDHIILERYRPKCVFCGSMEGVSEYKDRYICSSCLTEMTQLPKHA is encoded by the coding sequence ATGAAACCTGCTGGCGTTGTACGTAAAGTAGATCAGCTGGGTAGAATTGTTCTGCCTAAGTCTCTGCGTAAAAGGTATCAAATGAATGAAGGTGATCCTGTAGAAATTCTCGTTCAGGGCGACCACATTATTCTGGAGCGTTACCGTCCGAAGTGTGTCTTCTGCGGATCAATGGAAGGCGTAAGTGAATATAAAGACCGTTACATTTGTTCAAGCTGCCTTACCGAGATGACCCAACTGCCAAAACACGCGTAA
- a CDS encoding GH36-type glycosyl hydrolase domain-containing protein — protein MKDQSKVTRTGWSFTGNNGDFRLEQPDRSSFLYFPLVNEGGMMSSVSPKLHGQATSGHNTFLTPPVSVEDLHNSRASRNFWIYIEGKGAWSAAGNSARQNAEFYSEAADESLLEAGLLWHRVTRESKELGLRAEITSFVPCGNDKVELMKVVLTNSGTEALTLTPTAAIPLYARSADDLRDHRHVTSLLNRVNTSAYGVEVQPALSFDERGHRVNHTSYGVFGADEGGALPTGLFPVQEEFIGEGGSLDWPEAVVNNLAPPIGEDGGVPWEGYEALGGLRFAAITLEPGQSHSYVVVMAIDNDRIDVQALMAKYGSAAAFDALLEENKRFWADKVNTVEFHTGDHAADEWMKWVTLQPVLRRLYGNSFLPYHDYGRGGRGWRDLWQDCLALLIMEPADVRSLLLNNYAGVRIDGSNATIIGQQPGEFIADRNNIPRVWMDHGAWPFLTTMLYLDQSGDLDFLLQEQTYFRDTFMNRCKDRDTSWEPGAGSSLRTNAGEVYTGTILEHILLQNLVPFFNVGEHNNILLEGADWNDGLDMAAQRGESVTFTAFYASNLLDLSKLLITLKERTGGDTLELAEEMVLLLDSLGQAVDYESVTAKHELLSRFYAAAPNKVSGGRAVLKLEEVAADLTRKAEWIFDHLRRNEWVESRHGDGWFNGYYNNDGERVEGEWADSTRMTLTGQVFPLLGHAAAPEQIPAIISAVERNLYDEKIGYRLNSNFGGIQQNLGRAFGFAFGHKENGAMFSHMTVMYGNALYKRGYVKEGRKVLDSLYNLSANFEVSRMYPGIPEYINEQGRGMYTYLTGSASWLLLTMVTEVFGVKGKLGDLLLQPKLVNEQFDGDKSASIKTIFAGRELKVVYTASGSTEYGEYQILAVRLNGAEVTLQRVSEGAVIPRSQLTDLPEGEIHLLEVELA, from the coding sequence TTGAAGGATCAATCAAAGGTGACAAGAACAGGCTGGAGCTTCACCGGGAATAACGGGGACTTTCGGCTGGAGCAGCCGGACCGGAGCAGCTTTTTATATTTTCCGCTAGTTAATGAAGGAGGCATGATGTCCTCGGTCAGCCCTAAGCTGCATGGTCAGGCCACTTCGGGCCATAATACCTTTCTGACACCGCCCGTCTCGGTGGAGGATCTGCATAATTCCCGCGCCTCGCGCAATTTCTGGATATACATTGAAGGCAAGGGCGCCTGGTCGGCTGCGGGCAATTCTGCACGGCAGAATGCGGAATTCTATAGCGAAGCGGCAGATGAATCCTTGCTGGAGGCAGGACTTCTGTGGCATCGGGTGACGCGGGAGAGTAAGGAGCTGGGGCTGAGAGCGGAGATCACAAGCTTCGTACCCTGCGGCAATGACAAGGTTGAGCTGATGAAGGTGGTACTTACAAACAGCGGTACAGAGGCGCTTACGCTGACACCTACTGCGGCTATTCCACTGTATGCGCGTTCTGCGGATGATCTGCGCGATCACCGGCATGTCACCTCGCTGCTGAACCGGGTCAATACTTCGGCTTATGGTGTAGAGGTGCAGCCTGCCCTGTCCTTCGACGAACGCGGACACCGGGTGAATCATACTTCGTACGGGGTATTCGGGGCTGATGAGGGCGGAGCGCTGCCAACCGGATTATTCCCGGTGCAGGAAGAATTCATTGGTGAGGGCGGTAGTCTGGACTGGCCGGAAGCGGTTGTGAACAATCTGGCGCCGCCGATTGGGGAAGATGGCGGAGTGCCTTGGGAAGGTTATGAGGCGCTGGGTGGATTGCGGTTCGCTGCGATCACTCTGGAGCCGGGTCAGAGTCATTCTTATGTCGTAGTCATGGCGATTGACAATGATAGAATCGATGTGCAGGCGCTGATGGCCAAATATGGCTCGGCTGCGGCTTTTGACGCGTTGCTTGAAGAGAATAAGCGCTTCTGGGCGGATAAAGTCAATACGGTAGAATTCCATACCGGAGATCATGCCGCTGACGAATGGATGAAATGGGTCACGCTCCAGCCGGTGCTGCGCAGACTATACGGCAACTCGTTCCTTCCTTACCACGATTATGGCAGAGGGGGACGCGGCTGGCGCGATCTCTGGCAGGATTGCCTGGCTCTATTGATTATGGAGCCTGCGGATGTACGCAGCCTGCTGCTGAACAACTATGCCGGAGTGCGAATTGACGGCAGCAATGCGACGATCATCGGGCAGCAGCCGGGCGAATTCATTGCCGACCGCAACAATATTCCCCGGGTCTGGATGGACCATGGAGCGTGGCCGTTCCTGACCACCATGCTATACCTGGATCAGAGCGGGGATCTGGACTTCCTGCTGCAGGAACAGACCTACTTCCGTGATACCTTCATGAACCGCTGTAAGGACCGCGATACCTCCTGGGAGCCGGGTGCAGGAAGCAGTCTGCGGACGAATGCGGGCGAAGTCTATACAGGTACTATTCTGGAGCATATCCTGCTGCAGAATCTGGTTCCTTTCTTCAATGTGGGTGAGCATAACAACATCCTGCTGGAAGGAGCGGACTGGAACGATGGCCTCGATATGGCAGCGCAGCGGGGCGAAAGTGTCACTTTCACAGCCTTCTATGCCAGCAACCTGCTGGATCTGTCCAAGCTGCTGATTACCCTGAAGGAACGGACTGGCGGAGATACACTGGAGCTGGCAGAAGAGATGGTGCTGCTGCTTGACTCGCTCGGCCAAGCTGTCGATTATGAATCGGTTACAGCCAAGCATGAGCTGCTCAGCCGCTTCTATGCTGCAGCACCGAATAAGGTAAGCGGGGGAAGAGCTGTTCTGAAGCTTGAAGAGGTTGCAGCAGATCTCACCCGTAAGGCGGAATGGATCTTCGATCACCTGCGCCGCAATGAATGGGTAGAGAGCAGACATGGCGACGGCTGGTTCAACGGTTATTATAATAATGACGGTGAACGTGTAGAAGGGGAATGGGCTGATAGCACACGGATGACGCTTACCGGACAGGTCTTCCCTCTCCTCGGCCACGCGGCGGCTCCAGAGCAGATTCCTGCGATTATCTCTGCGGTAGAGCGCAATCTGTACGATGAGAAAATCGGCTACCGTCTGAACAGCAACTTCGGCGGCATTCAGCAGAATCTGGGCCGGGCGTTCGGCTTCGCCTTCGGACACAAGGAGAACGGAGCGATGTTCAGCCACATGACCGTTATGTACGGCAATGCGCTGTATAAACGCGGATACGTCAAAGAGGGCCGCAAGGTGCTGGATTCACTGTATAACCTGAGTGCAAACTTCGAGGTCAGCCGGATGTATCCCGGAATCCCGGAATATATCAATGAGCAGGGTAGAGGAATGTACACGTATCTGACTGGCTCAGCAAGCTGGCTGCTCCTGACGATGGTGACTGAAGTGTTTGGCGTCAAAGGCAAGCTCGGCGATCTGCTGCTGCAGCCGAAGCTGGTGAATGAACAGTTTGACGGCGATAAAAGCGCCTCTATCAAAACTATCTTTGCCGGACGTGAGCTGAAAGTCGTCTATACGGCTTCTGGAAGCACGGAGTACGGAGAGTACCAAATACTCGCAGTTCGCTTGAACGGGGCTGAGGTAACGCTTCAGCGCGTCTCAGAGGGTGCTGTGATCCCGCGCAGTCAGCTGACAGACCTGCCTGAAGGAGAAATTCATCTGCTGGAGGTAGAACTGGCCTAA